One Eremothecium cymbalariae DBVPG#7215 chromosome 2, complete sequence DNA window includes the following coding sequences:
- the TSC3 gene encoding Tsc3p (similar to Ashbya gossypii AGR026C) translates to MVTTEKIYEPYKKARGTMVYAPTNAQKSKGGFIERVSNSIENLYWMYYIHLPYYLMTNFDSFCLHTMFLIIFTLSLFGLGKWISSIYWFWAIKWDISSPFYTNT, encoded by the coding sequence ATGGTTACTACCGAAAAGATATATGAGCCATATAAGAAGGCTAGGGGCACTATGGTTTACGCCCCGACAAATGCACAGAAGTCTAAAGGTGGATTTATCGAGAGGGTGTCGAATTCGATAGAAAATCTTTACTGGATGtattatattcatttaCCTTACTATTTGATGACGAATTTTGATTCGTTCTGTCTACATACTATGTTTCTGATTATTTTTACTTTGTCGCTATTTGGGTTAGGCAAGTGGATTAGTAGCATATATTGGTTTTGGGCCATAAAGTGGGATATATCCTCGCCGTTTTATACCAACACATAG
- the AKL1 gene encoding serine/threonine protein kinase AKL1 (similar to Ashbya gossypii AGR027C) codes for MSKSSSEHATRTDNSSGLVVGPRVLEKLTAGSILLVGVHRVEIIEYLAEGGFAHIYKVSFIEYTNELDRHHSVLQRGDIACLKRVQVNDENGLNELRNEVEVMKKLKGCGNVVQYYDSNASRHTDGTPGFEVLLLMELCSNGSLLDYMNQRLATKLSEREVLKIMYDITKGISHMHFLRTPLIHRDIKIENVLVDSANNFKLCDFGSTSTCLPAVSTHQEIAMLTNNIYVHTTPQYRSPEMIDLYRCLAINEKSDIWALGIFLYKLLFYTTPFELTGQFAILHSKYDIPQNNFSSKLINLIIVMLAENPYIRPNIYQILYHICSIMECDVPIEDHYGQGPYDFNKYARYQERLQRLQYEILVNQQNAYRGGSYIDKLNNQFVENFEVAPRQPISMAQGPLPSIHGHVNTAPTVSSAPVLQQFPLNQGTSETNSSDILKGRIDEYKDSNQRSWPISGDGTPFMGSAKAGNLEHPMVHMQVAKQEVPTQHTDHSDLSESLCTPSDISTPATGTGAPFPMEPSNNVPKTTKQYKSNNPFPKMAKQEFVPEMFQNEKDESFIRKDPSSVSISQRADSLKSIAPIAVPNLPAVATQQNQQKLSHATQPRQLSSEPQHIQRSAYPIYYNGQSAVLPYPYYGENSLQPSQIILGQQQQQQNEQPSQKLQQTQQQIKPINTQNSQNIQSQNQHTITPLSRITTEVIKDKELVPFESPEKPKDHQLDLTYNQVNLSHNSQDSSPREHDDGSLASDEPASSVLTSESIIIELSQKDDPTSNGSNEIARSVKKNDVNIQSKHIYPKKDEQISTRPVRRSLELDFQEIDLSASPSPGPISKVTSKLPPSNPTSSSVGMNSNCSTGVRKSFQRPKKSLDMDSVKKDSKDESSSAPSKRRSLFGVFKT; via the coding sequence ATGAGTAAAAGTTCTAGCGAACATGCCACTAGAACTGATAATTCGTCAGGGTTGGTGGTGGGGCCTCGTGTATTAGAAAAGTTAACAGCAGGTAGTATATTATTAGTTGGAGTACACAGGGTTGAGATAATAGAGTATCTTGCTGAGGGTGGATTTGCGCATATTTACAAGGTGTCATTTATTGAATATACAAATGAATTGGATAGGCACCATTCTGTTCTACAAAGGGGGGATATTGCATGTTTGAAGAGGGTTCAAGTGAATGATGAGAACGGCTTAAATGAGTTGAGGAATGAGGTTGAGGTTATGAAGAAACTTAAAGGCTGTGGTAACGTGGTGCAGTATTATGATTCCAATGCGTCCCGTCATACAGATGGTACGCCTGGGTTTGAAgttttgttattaatgGAATTATGTTCGAATGGATCGTTGTTGGACTATATGAATCAAAGGTTGGCAACGAAGTTATCTGAACGAGAGGTGCTAAAAATCATGTACGATATTACTAAGGGTATTTCGCATATGCATTTTTTGCGTACGCCGTTAATTCATAGGGacattaaaattgaaaatgtgCTTGTGGATTCAGCGAACAACTTTAAACTTTGTGATTTTGGTTCCACTTCCACGTGTCTTCCGGCAGTCAGCACTCACCAGGAAATTGCGATGCTAACAAACAACATTTATGTTCATACCACACCACAGTATAGATCACCTGAAATGATTGATCTATATCGCTGTTTGGCCATTAATGAGAAGTCTGATATATGGGCTTTGGGTATCTTCCTCTACAAGCTTCTATTCTATACCACTCCATTTGAATTAACTGGTCAATTCGCCATCTTGCATTCGAAATATGATATTCCTCAAAACAACTTTTCGTCAAAACTAATTAATTTGATCATAGTTATGTTGGCGGAAAATCCCTATATTCGTCCTAACATTTATCAGATCCTTTATCATATTTGTTCTATAATGGAATGTGATGTTCCTATAGAAGACCACTATGGACAAGGTCCATATGACTTTAACAAGTATGCTCGGTACCAGGAACGGCTACAAAGGTTGCAATACGAAATTTTGGTTAATCAACAAAATGCATACAGAGGTGGCAGTTATATTGATAAGTTGAATAACCAGTTTGTTGAGAACTTTGAGGTTGCACCTAGACAACCGATAAGTATGGCTCAGGGCCCTTTGCCTTCTATCCATGGACATGTTAATACTGCGCCTACAGTGTCATCCGCCCCGGTACTGCAACAGTTTCCGTTGAACCAGGGAACATCAGAGACAAACTCTTCCGATATTTTAAAGGGAagaattgatgaatataaGGACTCTAACCAAAGATCATGGCCGATTTCAGGAGACGGGACACCCTTCATGGGTTCTGCAAAGGCAGGCAACTTAGAACACCCTATGGTGCATATGCAGGTGGCAAAGCAGGAAGTTCCCACACAGCATACAGATCATTCAGATCTCTCTGAGTCTTTGTGCACGCCTTCCGATATCTCAACGCCGGCTACAGGTACTGGTGCACCATTTCCTATGGAACCAAGCAACAACGTACCAAAGACTACGAAGCAATATAAAAGCAACAATCCGTTCCCTAAAATGGCTAAGCAAGAGTTTGTTCCTGAAATGTTCCAAAACGAAAAGGATGAATCGTTTATTCGGAAGGACCCATCCTCTGTTAGTATTTCTCAGCGGGCGGATTCTTTAAAGTCTATCGCACCAATTGCAGTCCCCAATTTACCTGCTGTTGCTACACAGCAGAACCAGCAGAAACTGTCTCATGCAACCCAACCACGACAACTATCATCTGAACCACAACATATTCAACGGTCAGCATACccaatatattataatgGCCAATCCGCAGTTTTGCCATATCCGTATTATGGTGAAAATTCTTTACAACCCTCTCAAATTATACTcgggcagcagcagcagcaacagaATGAGCAACCTTCACAGAAATTACAACAAACTCAGCAGCAAATAAAGCCAATAAACACTCAAAACTCACAAAATATACAGTCTCAAAATCAGCACACTATTACTCCACTGTCTCGTATTACAACAGAGGTTATAAAAGATAAAGAATTAGTACCATTTGAGTCCCCAGAAAAACCCAAAGACCACCAATTGGATCTTACATACAACCAAGTGAACCTGTCACATAACAGTCAGGATTCAAGCCCTAGAGAGCATGATGATGGTAGTTTAGCATCTGATGAACCTGCCAGTAGCGTGTTAACGAGCGAAAGTATCATCATTGAATTGTCTCAGAAGGACGATCCAACATCCAATGGGAGCAATGAAATCGCAAGGTCggttaaaaaaaatgatgtTAACATTCAAAGTAAACATATCTATccaaaaaaagatgaaCAAATCTCAACACGGCCGGTGAGACGTTCTTTAGAGCTAGACTTTCAGGAAATTGACTTGTCTGCCTCTCCATCACCGGGACCAATTTCCAAAGTGACTTCCAAACTCCCTCCCTCCAACCCGACCAGCAGCTCTGTGGGTATGAATTCCAACTGTTCTACAGGAGTTCGCAAGTCGTTTCAAAGACCAAAGAAGTCTTTAGATATGGACAGTGTGAAGAAGGATTCAAAGGACGAGTCCTCGTCTGCACCATCAAAAAGACGATCGCTATTCGGTGTGTTTAAAACGTAA
- the ORC2 gene encoding origin recognition complex subunit 2 (similar to Ashbya gossypii AGR028C) — protein sequence MEDETTDIVDHCDILLSCVDSHDALADSSSALVSKPFHLCKRDAVARRPGSGRQGQVSHRRINKTGKLGIILKSESNFGEEVKKKSTNGPKVKEQISSPQKTIKPSKQWNLANDEDITSDMWPDESTNWAPSSELGSPRRKSVLSRSSVTTPMRPTHPILNLDEEDGYEKEQKDKLQMNPKNTPLSSPRRQLTFSSPSKTPKGKLKAQDPTIFQLPRNIKLNPNFVPTPIPKGYRLPEDRNLTYFFDGFEGYIDQKKPIRAHKKSRNSMSTAPSVSKDEFSMLSTVLNSFMNKSPREALTRLQQALFPQYWFELLQGFTLLFYGIGSKRRFLETFVFDYLSPKLALQYYEQEEAETTQTSDEEIEGLPCVVINGFNPSCNYRDCFQSIASVMLSEELSISETKYWNNHVHLQIQKMIEFWANESPEIRLIVLVHNLDGAMLRKDAFQVMLSSLAKIRQIAIVASIDNINAPLLWDNLRSQMYNFIFHDITNYENYSLEANFKSYIKLHKSELQASGVDAAKYVLESLTINSKRLFKLLLQTVIQSMESTKRIKITDSRRAGIAFGVLFNTFYQQCTFQFIASNEMSLRSMLSEFIEHKMAHMSKDKAGQETIYVSYSFGEMKKLLLEGLSDV from the coding sequence ATGGAAGATGAAACCACTGATATTGTTGACCACTGTGATATACTTTTAAGTTGCGTAGATTCACATGACGCGCTTGCTGATTCCAGTAGTGCATTGGTGAGCAAGCCTTTTCACCTCTGCAAAAGAGATGCAGTAGCTCGTAGGCCAGGGTCCGGTAGGCAGGGCCAAGTATCACATAGAAGAATCAATAAGACGGGGAAGTTGGGtattattttgaaaagtgAATCTAATtttggagaagaagttaAGAAAAAATCGACCAATGGCCCTAAAGTAAAAGAGCAGATCAGTTCACCTCAAAAGACGATCAAGCCCTCTAAACAATGGAACTTAGccaatgatgaagatattacAAGTGATATGTGGCCTGATGAAAGTACAAATTGGGCTCCGTCTTCGGAGTTGGGATCTCCTCGTCGCAAATCAGTGCTTTCGCGGTCTAGCGTAACCACTCCGATGAGGCCAACGCATCCGATTCTTAATTtagatgaggaagatggCTATGAGAAAGAGCAGAAAGATAAATTGCAAATGAATCCCAAGAACACACCGTTGAGCTCTCCCCGGCGCCAATTAACATTCTCTTCCCCAAGTAAAACACCTAAGGGGAAACTGAAAGCTCAAGATCCTACGATATTTCAACTCCCCAGAAATATCAAGTTAAACCCAAACTTTGTTCCAACTCCCATTCCAAAGGGCTACAGGTTACCTGAAGATAGAAACCTAacatatttctttgatgGGTTTGAAGGTTACATCGATCAAAAGAAGCCCATTAGGGCGCATAAAAAATCTAGAAATTCAATGTCCACTGCTCCATCTGTTTCCAAGGACGAATTCTCTATGCTTAGTACAGTTCTTAATTCCTTCATGAACAAGTCGCCTCGTGAGGCGCTAACTCGTCTTCAACAAGCTCTTTTCCCGCAATACTGGTTTGAGCTGCTGCAGGGCTTCACATTGTTGTTCTATGGCATAGGCTCTAAACGGAGATTCCTAGAAACGTTTGTATTCGATTACCTCTCGCCGAAACTTGCCCTGCAGTATTatgaacaagaagaagcagagaCGACTCAAACctcagatgaagaaattgaaggcCTTCCTTGCGTAGTCATAAATGGGTTCAATCCTTCCTGTAACTATAGGGACTGTTTCCAGAGCATCGCCTCTGTTATGCTTTCTGAAGAACTAAGCATATCGGAAACTAAATACTGGAACAACCATGTTCATTTACaaattcagaaaatgatAGAGTTCTGGGCCAATGAATCCCCAGAAATTCGTTTGATTGTTCTTGTTCACAATCTAGATGGTGCAATGCTTCGTAAAGATGCCTTCCAAGTCATGTTGAGTTCCCTTGCTAAAATCAGACAAATAGCCATCGTTGCATCGATTGATAACATCAATGCTCCACTGCTGTGGGATAACCTTCGCTCCCAAATGTACAACTTCATATTCCACGATATTACCAACTACGAAAACTACTCACTAGAAGCCAATTTTAAGAGTTATATCAAGCTCCACAAATCAGAACTCCAAGCTAGTGGTGTGGATGCCGCAAAATATGTCCTCGAGTCCTTAACAATCAATTCTAAAAGGCTGTTTAAACTCCTTCTGCAAACTGTCATCCAATCCATGGAATCAACGAAACGTATCAAGATTACAGACTCTAGGCGTGCAGGCATCGCCTTTGGCGTCCTATTTAACACCTTCTATCAGCAATGTACATTTCAATTCATCGCTTCAAATGAAATGTCGCTCAGGTCGATGCTTAGTGAGTTCATAGAACATAAAATGGCTCACATGTCAAAAGACAAAGCCGGCCAAGAAACAATATATGTCAGCTACTCGTTTGGggagatgaagaaactACTCCTAGAGGGCCTATCCGATGTATAA
- the RPC11 gene encoding DNA-directed RNA polymerase III core subunit RPC11 (similar to Ashbya gossypii AGR029W), producing the protein MLSFCPYCKNMLLVSKSDSGLYKMSCPSCPYEFPIEGIEIYDRQTLPRKQVDDALGGEGAWDNVDQTAIQCPNHETCGGEKAYFFQLQIRSADEPMTTFYKCVTCGNKWREN; encoded by the coding sequence ATGTTATCATTTTGTCCATACTGTAAAAACATGCTCCTTGTGAGCAAATCAGATTCCGGTCTCTACAAGATGAGTTGTCCGTCATGCCCGTACGAATTTCCTATAGAAGGAATTGAAATTTACGATAGACAGACTCTACCACGTAAACAGGTTGATGATGCACTGGGAGGTGAAGGTGCATGGGATAATGTGGACCAAACAGCTATCCAATGTCCGAATCACGAAACATGTGGTGGTGAGAAAGCATACTTCTTTCAGCTGCAGATTCGTTCCGCAGATGAACCCATGACCACTTTTTACAAATGTGTAACCTGTGGGAACAAGTGGAGGGAAAACTAA
- the HEM13 gene encoding coproporphyrinogen oxidase (similar to Ashbya gossypii AGR030C) yields the protein MKMTGKEMMPETSSSGNASVPSIRDRMEELIRRKQREITAELEKIDTVKFRADSWKRGEDGGGGTSCVLQNGTTFEKAGVNISVVYGALSPAAITAMRVEHKKLQISTKGDNGEEPTGVNFFACGLSMVVHPHNPHAPTVHLNYRYFETWNADGTPQTWWFGGGSDLTPSYLYEEDAKLFHSTHKAALDKHDVAFYPKFKKWCDEYFYIKHREEARGIGGIFFDDLDDRDPEDLLGLCEDCLDACMPAYIPIINRRKDMEFTDEEREWQQIRRGRYVEFNLVLDRGTQFGLRTPGSRIESILMSLPVTAKWLYDHHPEPGSREAELLEVVKNPRDWL from the coding sequence ATGAAGATGACGGGGAAAGAAATGATGCCCGAGACTAGTAGCAGTGGAAATGCGAGTGTGCCATCCATACGTGATAGAATGGAGGAATTGATTCGCCGTAAACAGCGCGAGATTACTGCTGAGCTTGAGAAGATTGATACGGTGAAGTTCAGGGCGGATTCGTGGAAGCGTGGTGAAGATGGAGGCGGAGGTACTTCATGTGTTCTGCAGAATGGTACTACTTTTGAGAAGGCTGGTGTGAACATTTCAGTGGTTTATGGGGCTTTGTCGCCTGCGGCGATCACAGCCATGAGGGTGGAACACAAGAAGCTTCAGATATCGACCAAGGGAGATAATGGGGAAGAGCCTACAGGGGTCAACTTTTTTGCTTGTGGGTTGTCAATGGTGGTTCATCCTCATAATCCTCATGCCCCAACGGTGCATCTCAATTATCGGTATTTCGAGACTTGGAATGCCGATGGAACTCCTCAGACGTGGTGGTTTGGTGGTGGCTCAGATTTGACACCTAGCTATTTGTATGAGGAAGATGCCAAGTTATTCCATAGTACACATAAGGCTGCTCTTGACAAGCACGATGTGGCGTTTTACCccaagttcaaaaaatggTGTGATGAATACTTCTATATAAAGCATCGGGAAGAGGCGAGAGGGATTGGAGGCATATTCTTTGATGATTTGGATGATCGGGACCCTGAGGATCTTCTTGGGTTGTGTGAGGACTGTTTAGATGCCTGCATGCCTGCCTATATTCCTATTATCAATCGCCGGAAAGACATGGAGTTTACTGATGAAGAACGTGAGTGGCAGCAGATCAGACGTGGTCGCTACGTCGAATTTAACTTGGTGCTAGACAGAGGTACGCAGTTCGGGCTTCGTACTCCTGGTTCCAGGATCGAGTCCATCTTAATGTCATTGCCCGTCACGGCAAAATGGTTGTATGATCATCACCCCGAGCCAGGTTCTAGAGAGGCAGAACTGCTTGAAGTTGTAAAGAACCCTAGGGATTGGCTCTAA
- a CDS encoding C2H2-type zinc finger protein (similar to Ashbya gossypii AGR031W), translating into MDTVHMATTTAPAVVPPSQHQSIVIPDVTQEGVAEKRPVLLPPLPDIHQSTQYIEVYIKKALDRGAFEPLYTTSAATPAPAPSPQPPAPPAAAVIVTEPVAEQQHYAEAMAQGWKPFAMLSSPSSADSSPAATSSSSSSFSLALTAATSAARSPMSPVHLPTTPTTTNTDNNRRRLGLDPGGAHVPIEKRRKHRCQTCDKGFTTSGHLARHNRIHTGEKNHRCHFPGCGQRFSRHDNCLQHYRTHLKKTSNPAVKFT; encoded by the coding sequence ATGGACACTGTGCATATGGCTACGACAACTGCACCCGCAGTTGTACCCCCATCCCAACATCAAAGCATCGTCATACCTGACGTTACACAGGAGGGCGTGGCCGAAAAACGTCCCGTCCTTCTTCCCCCGCTGCCCGATATTCACCAGTCAACCCAGTACATAGAGGTCTACATCAAGAAGGCGCTCGACCGTGGTGCATTCGAGCCGTTGTACACCACCTCCGCCGCTACTCCTGCCCCAGCTCCCTCTCCGCAGCCGCCCGCTCCGCCTGCCGCCGCCGTTATTGTCACGGAGCCCGTCGCCGAACAACAGCACTATGCGGAAGCGATGGCCCAAGGCTGGAAGCCGTTCGCCATGCTTTCTTCCCCTTCCTCGGCAGATTCTTCGCCCGCAGCTACGTCgtcttcttcctcctcattTTCCCTCGCACTGACAGCAGCGACATCGGCGGCACGCTCGCCAATGTCTCCAGTACACCTCCCCACCACACCCACCACCACTAATACCGACAATAATAGAAGACGCCTTGGCTTGGACCCAGGGGGAGCACATGTACCGATCGAGAAAAGACGCAAACACCGCTGTCAAACCTGTGACAAGGGCTTCACAACTTCAGGACATTTGGCCAGGCATAACCGTATCCACACCGGCGAAAAAAATCACAGATGCCACTTTCCCGGATGCGGCCAACGTTTCAGTCGACACGACAATTGTCTGCAGCACTACCGCACACATCTGAAAAAGACTAGTAACCCTGCTGTGAAATTCACATGA
- a CDS encoding uncharacterized protein (no homolog in Ashbya gossypii), with protein sequence MWEDNRTRLEKKEGWFSFFGTLLYIRSRFSSRFWVAEEMGLPGLGWGGAAPALTTEVYIYMCKKLVYIASQSKRGVQRFRQRRQLAQVGFVREAATKQQRSLLLGCRPLFFFCSLVGRYRRLPLSVFRLIMMIPCKQQQ encoded by the coding sequence ATGTGGGAAGACAATAGAACGAGgttggaaaagaaagagggctggttttctttttttggaacCTTGTTGTATATCCGGTCACGTTTTTCATCTCGCTTTTGGGTGGCAGAGGAGATGGGGTTACCCGGATTGGGCTGGGGCGGGGCCGCCCCAGCCCTAACCACGGaggtttatatatatatgtgcaAAAAATTAGTATATATAGCGTCGCAGTCTAAGCGAGGAGTTCAGCGATTCAGACAACGCAGGCAGCTGGCGCAGGTGGGTTTTGTTAGAGAAGCGGCAACCAAGCAGCAGCGGTCGCTGCTGCTTGGTTGCCGCCcgttgtttttcttttgtagTCTTGTAGGCCGTTATCGCCGTCTTCCGTTGTCCGTTTTCCGACTAATTATGATGATACCTTgcaaacaacaacaatga
- the ECM2 gene encoding Pre-mRNA-splicing factor ECM2 (similar to Ashbya gossypii AGR032W): protein MDGDGLPSICEQCLAAGDIRMTRVPHGAECKVCTQPFTLYHFKVGGQRRPTKTLVCRGCAEQRNMCQCCMLDLTWHVPMQLRDEIVSLVQGTDESTVEGSNDMVKRFLALKKGKLGGAQFTGDSGKLGELISRLREVVGSPASAKQLTTTGTTTGTTPAAAGVMDTEGKLPFAGGLATADTRSFFIYGIDPSLAEWEIADAISQLVHTTDWQDRSTVAIVVRHEARCGGVRFKNEDLARSFVTVLDKFQSQSALQRGVFRIRHFRMHVVDWPNFNVAALGTKTKQWLQIARIVNTIMQADIVASTKDVSGPSEAAGSSGKVIKRRKPPKKIKKSKRLAGLEL from the coding sequence ATGGATGGTGACGGGCTTCCCAGTATTTGCGAGCAGTGTCTTGCAGCAGGCGACATTCGCATGACTCGGGTACCTCATGGTGCGGAATGTAAAGTTTGCACGCAGCCGTTCACGTTGTACCATTTCAAAGTGGGTGGGCAGCGAAGACCTACGAAGACGTTGGTATGCCGTGGGTGTGCGGAGCAGCGGAACATGTGCCAGTGTTGTATGCTGGATCTGACGTGGCATGTGCCGATGCAACTGCGTGATGAAATTGTGTCCTTGGTGCAAGGCACGGATGAGTCTACTGTGGAAGGGTCGAACGACATGGTCAAGCGGTTTCTAGCGTTGAAGAAGGGGAAGCTTGGCGGAGCGCAGTTCACTGGTGATTCGGGGAAACTTGGCGAGCTAATTTCGAGGCTGCGTGAGGTTGTTGGGAGCCCAGCTTCTGCAAAACAGCTGACGACGACGGGGACGACGACGGGGACGACGCCGGCGGCGGCCGGCGTGATGGACACAGAAGGAAAGTTGCCGTTTGCTGGTGGTCTCGCCACCGCTGATACACGTTCGTTTTTCATCTACGGAATAGATCCTAGCCTGGCCGAATGGGAGATTGCGGACGCCATCTCTCAGCTGGTACATACAACGGACTGGCAAGATCGTAGCACCGTCGCAATCGTAGTGCGCCATGAGGCCCGATGCGGAGGCGTGCGCTTTAAGAATGAGGACCTGGCTCGCTCCTTTGTAACTGTTCTTGACAAATTCCAATCACAGAGTGCCTTGCAGAGGGGTGTGTTTCGCATTCGCCACTTTAGGATGCATGTAGTCGATTGGCCTAACTTTAATGTCGCCGCGCTCGGAACCAAGACTAAACAATGGCTGCAGATAGCCAGAATCGTAAACACAATTATGCAAGCAGACATCGTCGCCAGCACCAAAGACGTTAGTGGACCATCTGAGGCTGCTGGCTCGAGCGGCAAGGTGATCAAGAGACGCAAACCCCCtaaaaagattaaaaaaagtaAAAGGCTGGCTGGTTTGGAACTCTGA
- a CDS encoding uncharacterized protein (similar to Ashbya gossypii AGR033W), which produces MRFAMIRDIKLSNTWKTFVSVFQKLVDFIVRYQALYIFPNNHTLDPPRMFYSVLPPPLSRTTSDAFFRNNSSSAGLLSETFHILFLSFLVGTLMSLVKCMKKAGILIQRSHLELEDTLSYRDSIPYCGLGQKADSDFSKVISIDFYNSESGYVESIMLADRLEPDYDSDYDPELDSATEFETNIKDFLLVSETNNSTSTSSITTIAPMFNTQKKPLPTDVFDIGHLSMRFNSIRSLGISGTTTNNKTAKPSDILIW; this is translated from the coding sequence atgagATTTGCTATGATCAGAGATATAAAACTATCCAATACATGGAAAACGTTCGTGAGCGTGTTTCAAAAATTAGTTGATTTTATTGTTCGTTACCAAGCATTATACatatttccaaataacCACACGCTAGACCCACCCAGAATGTTTTACTCGGTCCTTCCTCCTCCATTATCGCGAACGACATCGGATGCGTTCTTTAGGAATAACAGCAGTTCAGCAGGGTTACTTAGTGAAACATTTCATATTCTATTCCTGTCATTCCTAGTGGGTACTCTAATGTCATTAGTGAAATGCATGAAGAAGGCAGGAATATTAATACAGCGCAGTCATCTGGAATTAGAAGATACTTTAAGTTACCGTGACAGCATACCTTATTGTGGCTTAGGTCAAAAGGCAGATAgtgatttttcaaaggttaTTTCGATAGACTTTTATAATAGTGAAAGTGGCTATGTGGAGTCCATTATGTTAGCGGATCGTCTAGAACCTGACTACGATTCTGATTATGACCCTGAACTGGATTCGGCAACCGAATTCGAAACTAACATCAAAGACTTTCTACTTGTATCAGAAACCAACAATAGCACGAGCACCAGCAGCATCACCACCATTGCTCCTATGTTTAACACCCAAAAAAAACCTCTGCCTActgatgtttttgatattggTCATTTATCGATGAGGTTTAACTCCATAAGATCCCTAGGAATCAGTGGCACAACTACCAATAACAAAACTGCAAAACCAAGTGATATATTGATCTGGTGA
- a CDS encoding uncharacterized protein (similar to Ashbya gossypii AGR034W), with protein sequence MNMITNLVHYILDEHSTRTGLRSQLNEMFFSNSTSDNSALFQVLTQLIPEELQQEWLEWISDGEKRGVPEGFSDSLPRVATTHLSPDDTCAICCCVYLEDSYPLVVKLPNCNHKFDLQCITLWLSKSSTCPMCRNDVMSSKTKIDTSMVELEEDWGMYG encoded by the coding sequence ATGAACATGATTACTAACCTAGTTCACTACATTTTAGATGAACATAGTACGAGGACGGGGCTACGTTCACAACTGAACGAAATGTTTTTTAGTAATAGTACCAGTGATAACTCAGCTTTGTTTCAGGTATTAACCCAGCTCATTCCCGAGGAATTGCAGCAGGAATGGTTAGAATGGATAAGTGATGGTGAAAAGCGTGGAGTTCCAGAAGGGTTTTCGGACTCTCTTCCAAGGGTTGCTACGACGCATTTGTCTCCAGATGATACTTGCGctatttgttgttgtgtttaCCTAGAGGACAGCTATCCTTTGGTGGTAAAACTACCCAACTGTAATCATAAATTTGACCTGCAATGTATCACTCTGTGGCTGTCCAAAAGTTCGACATGCCCCATGTGCAGAAACGATGTGATGTCTTCCAAGACGAAGATCGATACTTCAATGGTTGAACTAGAGGAGGACTGGGGCATGTATGGCTGA